From a single Sinomonas atrocyanea genomic region:
- a CDS encoding DUF6262 family protein, with translation MPSRNERIALLAEANRARTARKRGHVQDALRAMHKAGLTINVSTVAVRAGVSRNFIYQQADLLSSVQRSADTQPGRLDRPRSSSSSSEASLRSRLVTALDALAASRQEAQELSAKVERLTGEVARLMVLVPMEGDEGTRTGRTQANARI, from the coding sequence ATGCCGAGTCGCAATGAGAGAATTGCTTTACTGGCAGAAGCCAATCGTGCGCGTACAGCCCGAAAAAGGGGACACGTCCAAGATGCGCTCCGGGCAATGCACAAGGCAGGATTGACGATCAATGTCAGCACAGTGGCGGTTCGTGCGGGCGTCTCGCGTAACTTCATTTATCAACAAGCAGACCTCTTGAGTTCCGTGCAGCGCAGCGCAGACACGCAACCCGGCCGATTGGATCGGCCTCGTTCCTCCTCGTCCTCTTCGGAGGCCAGTCTGAGGTCTCGTCTGGTAACCGCTCTCGATGCACTCGCTGCAAGTAGGCAGGAGGCGCAGGAGCTATCTGCAAAGGTGGAGCGACTGACCGGTGAGGTAGCGCGCCTCATGGTACTGGTTCCCATGGAAGGCGATGAAGGGACGCGTACGGGTAGGACGCAAGCAAACGCTAGAATCTAG
- a CDS encoding tyrosine-type recombinase/integrase — MEQFVKINNDKKQETTKLRISSVSVRGIFDFGAVSHPTVRAELAFGMSKRANPENGFGPARPAAFNRLVAEINKTHIISLLELEPEDIGDLADQCGSYYDSAKGIINETINQIKIARGEPEARRRIGARYNGASVYTTYQNIKQSWLRELVGRWATFRYNTSGNSTLYLQAQQTAMVEFAEWCEQKSVRSPEDLTRGLLLDWLGHVNSLQNPRTGKHLSASWRLKLVSAVESFVEVLRSEFNYPIPTNARYRPGELPQREEPRPRFLEPHIIDALRKPENLALIENRAHRLAVRIMMGTGIRAGHTCNLPFDCLKDLNRNGSSDKWALAFLDTKSNSNRMLPLPPDLAQDILSFQNEQRTLLGGDAPEFLFFSPRAYKIGRLTVERLNTTIHEWVARLGLRETDGSPAVVTPHRFRHTFATENLEKGVPIEIVQELLGHRNLTSTQIYAHVSNKRLREEWEKAQLLDVRGESIAISDGPEGDAEWLLHRIARATQALPNGYCGLPIQQSCPHEHACLNDCVHFMTSRDFLPVLIQQRDNHARLISKAEANGHLRIVQINKKPMETLNRIIGKIEEEGNAESQ; from the coding sequence TTGGAGCAGTTTGTCAAAATAAATAACGACAAGAAGCAAGAGACAACCAAACTCAGAATATCGTCGGTCTCGGTTCGTGGTATTTTCGATTTCGGGGCCGTAAGCCATCCGACCGTAAGGGCCGAATTGGCCTTTGGAATGAGCAAGAGGGCCAACCCGGAAAATGGATTTGGGCCAGCACGCCCGGCAGCCTTCAACAGATTAGTTGCTGAGATTAACAAGACGCATATCATCAGTCTGCTGGAGCTAGAGCCAGAAGACATCGGTGATCTCGCGGATCAATGTGGGAGCTATTATGACTCCGCGAAGGGGATCATCAACGAAACGATCAACCAAATTAAGATCGCCAGAGGCGAACCCGAGGCGCGGCGTCGCATAGGAGCAAGGTACAACGGCGCTTCCGTCTACACTACCTATCAGAACATAAAGCAATCGTGGCTTCGCGAGCTCGTTGGCCGGTGGGCGACTTTCCGCTATAACACCAGTGGAAACTCGACGCTCTATCTTCAAGCTCAACAGACGGCAATGGTTGAGTTCGCGGAATGGTGTGAGCAGAAGTCGGTCAGATCGCCAGAAGATCTCACGCGCGGCCTCCTGCTCGACTGGCTTGGCCACGTAAATAGCCTACAAAACCCGCGAACAGGAAAGCATCTGTCTGCCAGTTGGCGCCTGAAGCTTGTGTCTGCAGTCGAAAGCTTTGTCGAGGTTCTTCGATCTGAGTTCAACTATCCCATTCCCACCAATGCTCGATACCGACCTGGGGAACTGCCACAACGTGAAGAACCTCGTCCGAGGTTTCTTGAGCCCCACATAATCGATGCACTTCGCAAACCCGAGAACTTAGCCCTCATCGAAAACCGTGCCCATCGTCTCGCCGTCAGGATCATGATGGGAACTGGGATACGTGCGGGCCACACCTGTAATCTGCCATTTGACTGCCTCAAAGATCTAAACAGGAATGGCAGCTCGGATAAGTGGGCACTCGCGTTTCTCGACACCAAGTCAAACTCGAACCGCATGCTACCGCTGCCCCCGGACCTAGCTCAAGATATTTTGTCATTTCAAAATGAACAGCGTACCCTTCTGGGCGGGGATGCACCCGAATTCCTATTCTTCAGCCCCAGAGCCTACAAAATAGGTCGGCTCACCGTCGAAAGGTTGAACACGACGATACATGAATGGGTGGCTCGACTGGGCCTGCGCGAGACCGATGGTTCGCCCGCTGTCGTGACTCCCCATCGTTTTCGGCACACTTTCGCGACCGAGAACCTGGAGAAGGGCGTTCCGATCGAGATTGTGCAGGAACTCCTCGGGCACAGAAATCTGACGAGCACTCAAATCTACGCCCATGTGTCCAATAAGAGGCTGCGTGAGGAGTGGGAGAAGGCACAGCTTTTAGATGTTCGCGGGGAGTCGATTGCGATATCTGACGGTCCTGAGGGAGATGCAGAATGGCTTCTGCACCGAATCGCGCGAGCCACTCAGGCTCTCCCCAACGGGTATTGTGGTCTCCCGATCCAACAGAGTTGCCCCCATGAACACGCCTGCCTTAACGACTGCGTCCACTTCATGACATCTCGCGACTTCTTGCCTGTTCTAATTCAGCAACGCGACAATCACGCGCGGTTGATCAGCAAGGCTGAAGCTAACGGACATCTTCGCATTGTTCAGATCAATAAGAAGCCGATGGAGACGCTTAATCGGATCATAGGAAAGATTGAGGAAGAGGGCAATGCCGAGTCGCAATGA
- a CDS encoding tyrosine-type recombinase/integrase — MKVQVTSRTDSGVPAGWCVVDEQGLPVLEATRFLAHLSQIERSPNTCKAYAHDLALYLTFLDEFDFKIDDATNDLLGRFAHWLRSPQASVTAVSEQSVARSRTTVNRSLSAVASFYAYLGSYGEGAIGNLAFTRLMQTAHIFHRANRRLVDNVGSARRKRDGHRIGPRLPVVQKTMKTLTVEQVNTILGACRTYQHRLFFCLAFTTGMRIGQILGLRHEDMDTRSRTIWIRPRDDNENGVRGKIRKPHSIPITRQLARLYEEYMHEEYGHIDSRYVFISLTGKRVGRPLAPSSIYASVRSIQRRTQIYGWTPHTLRHTYVTLQRQAGVPIEIFSNLVTHAHIQTTIETYSHLSADDLREALIRTGAWESPA, encoded by the coding sequence GTGAAGGTGCAGGTTACATCTCGAACCGATTCCGGGGTACCAGCCGGGTGGTGCGTCGTAGACGAGCAAGGCCTTCCTGTGCTGGAGGCAACTCGCTTCCTCGCGCACCTGTCCCAAATTGAGCGGTCCCCGAACACCTGCAAGGCGTACGCCCACGACCTAGCCCTCTACCTCACCTTCCTCGACGAGTTCGACTTTAAGATCGACGACGCCACCAACGACCTGCTTGGACGGTTCGCGCATTGGCTTCGGTCTCCCCAGGCGTCCGTGACAGCCGTCTCGGAACAGTCGGTTGCGCGTTCTCGCACCACCGTCAATCGCTCATTGTCAGCGGTTGCTTCGTTCTACGCCTACTTGGGCTCATACGGGGAAGGCGCAATTGGAAACCTTGCCTTCACTAGACTGATGCAAACAGCCCACATCTTTCACCGAGCGAATCGACGCCTCGTTGACAATGTCGGCAGCGCGAGGCGAAAGCGCGATGGCCATCGCATCGGTCCACGGCTGCCTGTTGTCCAGAAGACGATGAAGACTTTGACCGTGGAACAGGTCAATACGATTCTGGGGGCCTGCCGAACCTACCAGCACCGCCTTTTCTTCTGCTTAGCATTTACGACTGGCATGCGAATTGGTCAGATTCTCGGACTTCGCCACGAAGACATGGATACAAGAAGTCGTACCATATGGATAAGACCCCGGGACGACAATGAGAACGGAGTCCGTGGCAAAATTCGCAAGCCACACTCCATTCCGATCACCCGACAACTCGCACGCCTGTACGAAGAATACATGCACGAAGAGTACGGCCACATTGATAGCCGATACGTATTCATCTCGCTAACGGGAAAGCGGGTGGGTCGGCCCCTCGCACCGAGTTCCATCTACGCTTCTGTTCGCTCGATTCAACGGCGCACGCAGATATATGGCTGGACTCCCCACACACTCCGGCACACTTACGTTACCCTACAGAGGCAAGCGGGCGTTCCGATCGAAATATTTAGCAACCTTGTAACACACGCTCACATTCAAACTACAATAGAAACGTACAGCCACCTCTCCGCCGATGACCTCAGGGAGGCCCTGATCCGCACCGGGGCTTGGGAGTCCCCGGCATGA
- a CDS encoding ROK family transcriptional regulator, which yields MLENLISSGAATVPELARRTALSKPTVASALRALQNAGLVEERGLRSGQSGQAPVVWGIDNSAGAVLSVDVGTQWVRLALTGLDGTRAATWRERPASPSADGVLAALDAGLEHVVEEAGLRPGTIAFTVVGSPGVVRPESGVLEHASNLPGWGDARTLDALRARFGSGLLVMKDVYLAALGEARARRDAGQGDFVLFSIGRGVGAAVVRDGQPLSGTHGMAGEIAFLPLAATRAAGQENDGPSARGAFEEAASADAMLEQAARAGARFGTVAELMEAAREGSPEAEAVVLQEGTLAAFALSAFTVAVDPPLIVLAGSVGLHGGDHFARAVRAELQSALPFEAPPVEVSRAGEDAILEGGAEKALQLAWEKLSSAL from the coding sequence GTGTTGGAGAACCTGATCTCCTCGGGTGCGGCCACGGTCCCCGAACTGGCGCGCCGGACTGCTCTGTCCAAGCCGACGGTCGCTTCTGCGCTCAGGGCGCTGCAGAATGCCGGGCTCGTGGAGGAACGGGGCCTGCGGTCCGGCCAGTCCGGGCAGGCGCCCGTCGTGTGGGGGATCGACAACTCGGCGGGTGCAGTGCTCAGCGTCGATGTCGGAACCCAGTGGGTGCGCCTCGCTCTGACGGGTCTCGACGGGACGCGGGCGGCCACGTGGCGCGAGCGCCCTGCATCTCCTTCCGCGGACGGTGTTCTTGCGGCGCTCGATGCGGGGCTTGAGCACGTGGTGGAGGAGGCAGGCCTCAGGCCCGGGACGATCGCCTTCACCGTGGTCGGGAGTCCCGGAGTCGTCCGCCCCGAGTCGGGCGTACTCGAGCACGCATCGAACCTGCCGGGCTGGGGCGACGCGAGGACTCTGGACGCTCTTCGGGCCCGCTTCGGGTCGGGCCTGTTGGTGATGAAGGACGTCTATCTCGCCGCGCTCGGCGAGGCTCGCGCGCGTCGGGACGCCGGCCAGGGTGACTTTGTGCTGTTCTCCATAGGCCGCGGCGTAGGAGCGGCCGTGGTCCGGGACGGGCAGCCTCTCTCGGGGACCCATGGCATGGCAGGCGAGATCGCGTTCCTGCCGCTTGCTGCCACGCGGGCCGCTGGGCAGGAGAACGACGGCCCATCCGCCCGCGGCGCCTTCGAAGAGGCCGCTTCGGCTGACGCGATGCTCGAGCAGGCGGCACGCGCCGGGGCTCGTTTCGGCACCGTCGCCGAGCTGATGGAGGCTGCCAGAGAGGGCAGCCCTGAGGCAGAGGCCGTGGTGCTGCAGGAGGGCACGCTCGCAGCCTTCGCGCTGAGTGCTTTCACCGTCGCGGTCGACCCGCCGCTGATCGTCCTTGCCGGCAGCGTGGGGCTGCATGGCGGTGACCACTTCGCTCGCGCGGTGCGCGCTGAGCTGCAGTCAGCACTCCCCTTCGAAGCCCCTCCGGTCGAGGTCAGCAGGGCAGGCGAGGACGCCATCCTGGAAGGAGGCGCCGAGAAGGCCCTCCAGCTCGCCTGGGAGAAGCTCTCCTCAGCGCTCTGA
- a CDS encoding APC family permease: MASFPDRAPQLRRRIGSFQATAMNMSQMVGIGPFITIPAMIVAFGGPQAVVGWIAGAILALADGLVWAELGAAMPGSGGTYVYLREAFKRRTGRLMPFLFVWSAVLFIPLIMSTGVIGFVQYLGYLIPGMDDMTGNVVGLALIAVITVVLWRRIESLGRLTVVLWVIMVATVLTVILACFTHFNAAQVFDFPAGAFDISSGGFWVAFVAGLTIGIYDYLGYNTAAYMGAEMKSPGRTIPRSVVFSVFGIMVIYLFTQIGVLGVVKWQEMLDTGSQAYTSVVSLLLERTWGPGAAAVVTVFILVTAFASLLVGLLAGSRVPYDAARDGVFFKAFAKLHPTKEFPIAGLITMGVGTMAGFLIGRFTDISALIQLLTAVMVLVQALGQIAAVVLLRRRRDMVRPYRMWLYPLPLIVAGAGWIAVYLYSDANAPGLHPIELSLGWVALGVVLFLVWAKREKTWPFGPLPVEPNEVDAEIHLDEVRA, encoded by the coding sequence ATGGCGTCATTCCCTGACCGCGCGCCGCAGCTGCGGCGCCGCATCGGCTCCTTCCAGGCCACCGCGATGAACATGTCGCAGATGGTCGGGATCGGCCCGTTCATCACCATCCCGGCCATGATCGTGGCCTTCGGAGGCCCGCAGGCCGTGGTCGGCTGGATCGCAGGCGCGATCCTCGCGCTGGCGGACGGGCTGGTCTGGGCCGAGCTCGGCGCGGCCATGCCGGGCTCGGGCGGGACCTACGTGTACCTGCGCGAGGCGTTCAAGCGCCGGACAGGCCGCCTGATGCCGTTCCTCTTCGTCTGGTCCGCGGTGCTGTTCATCCCGCTGATCATGTCCACCGGCGTCATCGGCTTCGTCCAGTACCTCGGATACCTCATCCCGGGCATGGATGACATGACCGGGAATGTGGTCGGGCTGGCGCTGATCGCGGTGATCACCGTGGTGCTCTGGCGGCGGATCGAATCTCTCGGCCGGCTCACGGTGGTGCTGTGGGTGATCATGGTCGCCACAGTGCTGACCGTCATCCTCGCCTGCTTCACCCACTTCAACGCCGCCCAGGTCTTCGACTTCCCTGCAGGGGCGTTCGACATCTCCTCGGGCGGGTTCTGGGTCGCCTTCGTGGCCGGCCTGACGATTGGGATCTACGACTACCTCGGCTACAACACCGCCGCCTACATGGGCGCCGAGATGAAGTCCCCGGGCCGGACGATCCCCCGCTCGGTCGTGTTCTCGGTGTTCGGAATCATGGTGATCTACCTCTTCACCCAGATCGGTGTCCTGGGCGTGGTGAAGTGGCAGGAGATGCTCGACACCGGCTCCCAGGCCTACACCTCGGTCGTCTCACTCCTCCTCGAGCGAACCTGGGGTCCCGGGGCCGCCGCGGTGGTGACCGTCTTCATCCTCGTCACCGCGTTCGCCTCCCTCCTGGTCGGCCTACTCGCGGGCTCGCGCGTCCCCTACGACGCGGCCCGGGACGGGGTGTTCTTCAAGGCCTTCGCCAAGCTCCACCCCACCAAGGAGTTCCCGATCGCCGGCTTGATCACTATGGGCGTCGGCACGATGGCAGGCTTCCTCATCGGCCGCTTCACCGACATCTCCGCCCTGATCCAGCTGCTGACCGCCGTGATGGTCCTCGTCCAGGCTCTCGGCCAGATCGCGGCCGTGGTGCTCCTGCGCCGCCGGCGGGACATGGTGCGGCCCTACCGCATGTGGCTCTACCCGCTGCCCCTGATCGTCGCAGGGGCGGGATGGATCGCGGTCTACCTCTACTCCGATGCCAACGCTCCGGGGCTGCACCCGATCGAGCTCTCCCTCGGCTGGGTCGCCCTCGGCGTGGTGCTCTTCCTCGTCTGGGCCAAGCGCGAGAAGACCTGGCCGTTCGGCCCGCTGCCCGTCGAGCCGAACGAGGTCGACGCCGAGATCCACCTCGACGAGGTCCGCGCGTGA
- a CDS encoding ROK family protein — protein sequence MSAPIPLAIGVDIGGTKVKVCAADLDGRLLAVATHRSRSGRPAQETLAEVLECYREATASAALHAGGPVRAAAVGLATPGVVTEEGIGLVPNNPGMESSVPADVLSTALGVQEVAWANDVKAAAMAEHQWGQLRGTQCGLYINLGTGLSAGAVIEGRPLMGAHGAALEIGYLLPTAPARPAGHRSGSAPLEDLISGRALTRRAAALGVGHIDASEVLALAGRSGPGDAVRPEMRRLAEGAIAELVHAVVNLAVVLDPERISIGGGVATRAASQAFLAPLRTALEEYVPCPPEVFVSSSANELSMLGALLLAYRSMGCAVPAVDMTADAVHEPVAETLEATIA from the coding sequence GTGAGCGCTCCCATCCCCCTGGCGATCGGCGTGGACATCGGGGGGACCAAGGTCAAGGTCTGCGCGGCGGACCTTGACGGACGCCTCCTCGCCGTGGCCACGCATCGCTCCCGGTCCGGCCGTCCCGCCCAGGAGACGCTCGCCGAGGTCCTCGAGTGCTACCGCGAGGCCACGGCCTCCGCAGCGCTGCACGCGGGCGGTCCCGTGCGGGCAGCGGCGGTAGGCCTGGCAACTCCGGGCGTCGTGACCGAGGAGGGCATTGGCCTCGTCCCGAACAACCCGGGCATGGAATCCTCCGTTCCTGCGGACGTCCTGTCCACCGCTCTCGGCGTGCAGGAGGTCGCGTGGGCCAACGACGTCAAGGCCGCGGCCATGGCCGAGCACCAGTGGGGGCAGCTGCGCGGAACCCAGTGTGGCCTGTACATCAACCTCGGCACCGGCCTCTCCGCGGGCGCCGTCATCGAGGGCAGGCCGTTGATGGGAGCCCACGGGGCAGCCCTCGAAATCGGCTACCTGCTGCCCACGGCGCCGGCCCGCCCTGCCGGGCACCGCAGCGGATCAGCGCCGCTGGAGGATCTGATCTCCGGCCGTGCGCTCACGCGGCGTGCGGCCGCCCTCGGCGTCGGCCACATCGACGCCTCAGAGGTCCTCGCTCTCGCGGGTCGTTCCGGGCCCGGTGACGCCGTGCGTCCGGAGATGAGACGCCTCGCGGAGGGGGCAATCGCCGAGCTCGTCCATGCGGTGGTGAACCTCGCCGTAGTCCTCGACCCGGAGAGGATTTCCATCGGAGGGGGAGTGGCCACCCGTGCCGCGTCCCAGGCCTTCCTGGCCCCGCTCCGCACTGCGCTGGAGGAATACGTGCCCTGCCCGCCCGAGGTCTTCGTCTCCTCATCCGCGAACGAGCTCTCGATGCTGGGCGCCCTCCTCCTCGCCTACCGCAGCATGGGCTGCGCAGTCCCCGCCGTTGACATGACTGCCGATGCTGTTCATGAACCGGTGGCCGAGACCCTAGAAGCCACGATCGCCTGA
- the nagB gene encoding glucosamine-6-phosphate deaminase: MELIITDTTSQLGEAAATLVAEQVHRQRNSVLGLATGSSPLPAYEHLGRTIRTDFAGVTCFALDEYVGLTAAHTQSYRRFVAERITGPLGIVPGRVHVPTGDAEDLDAECAAYEQAIADAGGVDLQILGIGRNGHLAFNEPGSAFSSRTRPVRLAEDTRRANARFFDAPEHVPQYALTQGLGTIMEARHLLLVAAGPGKAAPLAAALNGPVTEDFPASIIQRHPNVTVIADSAAAALLHPASAVTVP; the protein is encoded by the coding sequence ATGGAGCTGATCATCACCGACACCACCTCACAGCTGGGAGAGGCCGCGGCCACCCTCGTCGCTGAACAGGTGCATCGCCAGCGAAACAGCGTGCTCGGGCTGGCGACCGGATCCTCACCGCTCCCGGCCTACGAGCACCTTGGCCGCACTATCCGCACGGACTTCGCCGGGGTGACCTGCTTCGCCCTTGACGAGTACGTGGGCCTGACCGCTGCGCACACCCAGAGCTACCGCCGGTTCGTCGCTGAGCGCATCACCGGCCCCCTCGGCATCGTGCCGGGGCGCGTCCACGTCCCAACCGGGGACGCCGAGGACCTCGACGCCGAATGCGCCGCCTACGAGCAGGCCATCGCCGACGCAGGGGGAGTGGACCTCCAGATTCTGGGCATCGGCCGCAACGGCCATCTGGCCTTCAACGAGCCTGGCTCGGCCTTCTCCTCCCGCACTCGCCCGGTGCGCCTCGCCGAAGATACCCGGCGCGCGAACGCTCGCTTCTTTGACGCACCCGAGCACGTCCCCCAATACGCCCTGACCCAAGGCCTCGGCACCATCATGGAAGCGCGCCACCTGCTGCTCGTCGCTGCAGGGCCGGGCAAGGCAGCGCCCCTCGCCGCCGCCCTCAACGGCCCTGTCACCGAAGACTTCCCGGCCTCCATCATCCAACGCCACCCCAACGTCACGGTCATCGCAGACAGCGCTGCTGCGGCCCTGCTCCATCCCGCGTCCGCCGTCACCGTGCCCTGA
- a CDS encoding substrate-binding domain-containing protein produces the protein MGRRVAGRVGTTKGWRSRRRRNRFARVVIIVASALVALGLAAWAFVPRLVQATAANCATTQTYTLLADSTTLPAVNDALSRVSPSACAKFRVDVADQAAIAAKVAAGTQAPDLWLADTSARVSAVSAAPKPEIAVPSVASSPAVVVQAKGAKAPATWSAVLAAPGVLLGDPLSSASAGAALAGAVAEGETGASDPKALAGSLGALAQSAAQKPSATQADSALLDSAERSDSMAVVTESSWIDYASSRPGTKLAASTPASGSALADYPIAVTTPDPARRAGAADAAKALAAALTDSAGRTALAARGLRGPGSAIPDQAAGFVGAVKTLAPSPGPRRCGPSRRCPSARSWSWTSPAR, from the coding sequence ATGGGACGCAGGGTCGCAGGCCGGGTCGGGACGACGAAGGGCTGGCGGTCGAGACGCCGGCGGAACCGGTTCGCGAGGGTGGTGATCATCGTCGCCTCCGCGCTCGTGGCCCTGGGGCTGGCAGCCTGGGCGTTCGTGCCCCGCCTGGTCCAGGCCACGGCAGCGAACTGCGCCACGACCCAGACCTACACCCTCCTCGCCGATTCCACCACGCTTCCCGCGGTCAACGACGCCCTCAGCCGGGTCAGTCCGTCGGCGTGCGCGAAGTTCAGGGTCGACGTGGCCGACCAGGCGGCCATCGCCGCCAAGGTCGCCGCGGGCACGCAGGCCCCCGACCTCTGGCTCGCCGACACCTCCGCGCGCGTCTCGGCGGTCAGCGCCGCCCCCAAGCCGGAGATCGCGGTGCCCTCCGTCGCCTCCTCGCCGGCCGTCGTCGTGCAGGCCAAGGGGGCGAAGGCGCCCGCGACCTGGTCGGCCGTCCTGGCCGCTCCCGGAGTGCTCCTGGGCGACCCGCTCTCGAGCGCGAGTGCAGGGGCCGCGCTCGCCGGCGCCGTCGCCGAGGGCGAGACCGGGGCGTCCGATCCCAAGGCGCTCGCGGGCTCGCTGGGCGCACTCGCGCAGAGCGCAGCGCAGAAGCCGTCGGCGACGCAGGCGGACTCGGCGCTCCTGGACAGCGCCGAGCGCTCGGACTCGATGGCCGTGGTGACCGAGAGCTCGTGGATCGACTACGCCTCGTCCCGGCCGGGCACGAAGCTCGCCGCGTCCACGCCGGCCAGCGGGTCGGCCCTCGCGGACTATCCGATCGCCGTCACGACGCCGGACCCGGCGCGCAGGGCCGGAGCCGCGGACGCCGCCAAGGCCCTCGCGGCGGCCCTGACGGACAGCGCCGGCCGCACGGCCCTCGCCGCCCGCGGGCTGCGGGGCCCGGGCAGCGCCATCCCGGACCAGGCCGCCGGGTTCGTCGGCGCCGTCAAGACTCTGGCCCCCTCACCCGGGCCACGAAGATGTGGGCCCTCCAGGCGGTGCCCTTCCGCTCGCTCGTGGTCATGGACGTCTCCGGCTCGATGA
- a CDS encoding VWA domain-containing protein produces the protein MWALQAVPFRSLVVMDVSGSMNMDAGGKTRMQLTQEAALKGAAMFPDTAQLGMWAFSVGLGGPGQDYQELDPIRRMDAVTDGKTQRERIQGDIASLGGLVGGGTGLYDTALAAFRTVKANYDPRAVNSVILFTDGANEKPNSMTLDQLLAAFARERDPAKPVIFVTIGITADADEPVLKQIAAATGGSSYVAKDPADISKVFSEALLARTQ, from the coding sequence ATGTGGGCCCTCCAGGCGGTGCCCTTCCGCTCGCTCGTGGTCATGGACGTCTCCGGCTCGATGAACATGGACGCGGGTGGGAAGACCCGCATGCAGCTCACCCAGGAGGCCGCGCTGAAGGGCGCTGCGATGTTCCCCGACACGGCGCAGCTGGGCATGTGGGCGTTCTCGGTGGGCCTCGGCGGCCCCGGGCAGGACTACCAGGAGCTCGACCCGATCCGCAGGATGGACGCCGTGACCGACGGCAAGACCCAGCGGGAGCGGATCCAGGGCGACATCGCCTCGCTGGGCGGCCTCGTGGGCGGCGGCACGGGCCTCTACGACACCGCGCTCGCGGCCTTCCGCACCGTGAAGGCGAACTATGATCCCCGCGCCGTGAACTCGGTGATCCTCTTCACCGACGGGGCCAACGAGAAGCCGAACTCGATGACCCTCGACCAGCTCCTCGCCGCCTTCGCCAGGGAGAGGGACCCGGCCAAGCCGGTCATCTTCGTGACGATCGGCATCACCGCCGACGCCGACGAGCCCGTGCTCAAGCAGATCGCCGCCGCCACCGGCGGATCCAGCTACGTGGCGAAGGACCCCGCTGACATCTCGAAGGTGTTCAGCGAGGCCCTCCTGGCCCGGACGCAGTAG
- a CDS encoding dodecin, producing MAGNTYSISEIVGTSPDGIDAAIRNGVAAASQTVRNLDWFEVQSVRGHLEEGEIKDWQVTLKIGFRLER from the coding sequence ATGGCAGGCAACACCTACAGCATCTCGGAGATCGTCGGCACGAGCCCGGACGGGATCGATGCGGCCATCCGCAACGGCGTCGCCGCGGCATCGCAGACCGTGCGGAACCTGGACTGGTTCGAAGTCCAGTCGGTGCGCGGCCACCTCGAGGAGGGCGAGATCAAGGACTGGCAGGTCACGCTCAAGATCGGCTTCCGCCTCGAGCGCTAA
- a CDS encoding putative protein N(5)-glutamine methyltransferase yields the protein MTSAWPESAGPLLADVVERLRAAGCVFAEEEAALLLEAAEDPGRLEELVALRAAGEPLEHLVGWAEFGGLRIAVGPGVFVPRRRSELLVRLAVAALAHDGGGPPAVVVDLCCGSAALGAAVAAACGGRGWASGRLELHAADLDPAATAYARRNLAPWGGRVHTGDLFAALPGTLRGRVDVIVANAPYVPTDAIALMPPEARDHEPRASLDGGADGLALHRRIAAEAGEWLAPGGSLVIEVGRRQVAPALGLLAKARLAAHAEEDGDLDATAIVAVSG from the coding sequence GTGACCAGTGCTTGGCCAGAGTCGGCGGGGCCGCTCCTTGCGGACGTCGTGGAGCGGCTGCGCGCGGCCGGCTGCGTCTTCGCCGAGGAAGAAGCCGCCCTCCTCCTCGAGGCCGCCGAGGACCCGGGGCGGCTCGAGGAGCTCGTCGCCCTGCGCGCTGCGGGGGAGCCGCTCGAGCACCTCGTGGGCTGGGCCGAGTTCGGCGGGCTCCGGATCGCCGTCGGCCCCGGCGTCTTCGTCCCGCGGCGCCGCTCCGAGCTGCTCGTCCGGCTCGCCGTGGCGGCCCTGGCGCACGACGGCGGCGGCCCGCCCGCCGTCGTCGTCGACCTCTGCTGCGGGTCGGCGGCGCTCGGGGCAGCGGTCGCCGCGGCGTGCGGGGGGCGCGGCTGGGCGTCCGGGCGGCTCGAGCTGCACGCCGCGGACCTCGACCCGGCCGCGACGGCCTACGCGCGCCGCAATCTCGCCCCGTGGGGCGGGCGCGTGCACACGGGCGACCTCTTCGCGGCGCTCCCCGGCACGCTGCGCGGCCGCGTCGACGTCATCGTCGCGAACGCCCCGTACGTCCCGACGGACGCGATCGCCCTCATGCCCCCGGAGGCCCGGGACCATGAGCCGCGTGCCTCCCTCGACGGCGGGGCCGACGGCCTCGCCCTGCACCGCCGGATCGCCGCCGAGGCCGGCGAGTGGCTCGCGCCCGGGGGCTCCCTCGTGATCGAGGTGGGCCGGCGGCAGGTGGCGCCTGCGCTCGGCCTGCTGGCGAAGGCCCGCCTCGCCGCGCACGCGGAGGAGGACGGGGACCTGGACGCCACGGCGATCGTCGCCGTCAGCGGTTGA